GCTTCCACACAAGGACGTCAAAGACGGCCTCATGATATGTGGCACCATCTCCATGGATTATTACTCCCTCGCTAATTTCGTGAACGTCAAGAATCGCCAAAATAACACCCTCATCTTTATCGTAAATCCCCTCATAAGCCTCTCGCAGAACTATCTTAGCGGCTTCTTTTGGATCCATTGTGAACATTTTCGGAGGGATTCTCACAACGTCTTTGACCTGAATGAGCTTGTACATTTTCTTACCTCCAAAATTTTAAAAGAGGAGAATCACTTCTTGAATTTCTCCTTGTAAAGCTCTATTGCCCTAAGTATTTCTTGCTTTGCCTTCTCTGCATTTTCCCAGCCCTCAACAATGATCTCCTTACCTTGAAGCTCTTTGTATCTCTGGAAGAAGTGCGCAATCTCGTCAAGGAAAGCCTTCGGAACGTCGCTTATGTCCTTCCAGTCATTAAAGTAGGGATCTTCCACTGGAACCGCCAATACCTTGTAGTCCTTGTCGCCGCTGTCTATCATCTTGAAGAGGCCTATTGGTCTTGCCTCAATGAGCACTCCCGGATATGTTGGCTCCCTCATTATGACCATGATGTCAAACGGGTCGTCGTCATCGTACCATGTTTGTGGGATGATTCCATAGTCGACCGGGTAGTGGAACGGGCTGTAAAGAACTCTATCGAGCTTTATAAGGCCGGTCTTTTTGTCAAGCTCATACTTGTTTCTGCTCCCCTTTGGAATCTCTATTAGGGCGTAAACAACTTCCGGTACTTCCGGTCCGGGCTCCAAATCGTGGAATGGATTCATCTCAATCACCTCTTTGGTTTTCAGAAGATTTAGTTATAAACCTAACCCAAAAGTTGGCTTCTGCTTTTAGCTTTTAAGGTTGGTTTTTAAAGTTGTCGCTTAGGTTGGGTAGGAGAGTTATATGATGGTTTCTGGTTCTGGTATTTTGACAGTCTTGTTGATGTGATGTTTGTCATAGAGCTAATGTCACATCGATACCACGATAGTGGTAATCAACATTTTGAAGAAAAACTTTTTATTGTAGTTGCTTAATTATAATCATTGGTGGTAACCAATGTGGAGGAAAGCACTTGCTTTGGGTTTGGTATTGATGGCTTTGGGTGTTGTGGTTGGAGGGGCTGTTGAAGAGAGCAAAGCTGGAGCAGTCTATGGGCTTTACAGATGGCACAAAACAGGAGATCCCAAGCAGTTTATCTCAGGTGTTACTGGAGGCATTTTAGGAAACGTAGCGTTTGTGGGTGGAAGTGTACAAGCAGGAAGCGTTAAGGTTGCAATGAGAGGAATATATCATGTAGCACTTAAAGTGGGAGCAAGAGGACTTGCACGTCTTTGCCCATATGTTGGAGCAGCTTTGGTGCTATAAGGACATACGGTGGGAATAATGAACTTTTATATTACTTTAGGGAGGCACAAAATAACTCCGAAGGAATTTGCATTAAGCATTATTTCAGGGATTGTTATCAGTTTAACAATTTTGTTTTGGCAAATTGTTGGAGTAATTGAAAAACCCCTGATTACCTCCATAAAAGGATTTTCAGAATCCTCTCTGGGATTTGCATTACTGCTAATAGCCCTTGTTAGTGCTATAGAAACCATTAAGCAACATAACAACTCAGAATCTTAGAAGTCCAGTTTGATGGTGAAACAAATGGGGGATAAACCAAAGTCCACAGGGTTATTATGTTTTTCATTTTTAATTTTTGTTTTAGGATTTTTATTGGGCCTAGTTCTTTCAGAAGGATATAAACTAAATGGGAATATCAATTCACATCCATTTTTAAGGGAATTTGACAATATATCATTTGGTTTTATTTTCATGACCAATCTCTGGACTATTCTGCTACTGTCTTTTGGAGGAACTCTTACTTTAGGAGGGATGAGTTTTTGAATTTGGTCATTAATGGCATGAATTTGGGAACTATCTTTTATGAAGCTTGGATTCTAAACGATGTTACAACTTTCTTCCTTCTAATCCTCCCCCACGGCATCTTTGAAATTCCAGCGTTGATCATTGCCGGAGCTGCAGGTTTTAAAATACCTTACGAGCTGTTGAGGTTTGCCTTAGGCAAAAAAGAGGAAATAATAACTGAAGAAGACGCCAAAGAATTCTTCAAGCTAGTTGGAGTTTCAATAGCATTGATATTTATTGCGGCAGTAATTGAGGCAGAAATAACGTTAAAATTAGCTGTACACATGGCTTGATAGCACTCACTACTTTAAGGTTGGACCATTTGCGGTACAAATCTTTATAAATCACTAGTACTATATCTAGTACATGATATCAAAGGAGACCTGGGGCAAAATTATAAGGGATTATTTGGAATGGGATGTCGAGCTTATTGAAAGGGACATAAACTACACCCTGCCTAAAATTCAGAGAGCATTAGTCATTATTGGGCCCAGGAGAGCCGGTAAAACTTACTTCATGTTTCAGATAATCAAAGAACTTTTAAAACAGGGGGTCAGAAAAGACGAGACGCTCTATATCAATTTAGAAGATCCAAGGACAATAGGTACCACACTTGAAGATCTACTGAATCTTTTGGACGTTTACTACTCCCTATTTCCTGAAAACGCAAAGAAGCGCAACTATTTTTTCTTGGATGAAGTTCAAACAATAGACAACTGGGAAAAGTTTGTGAGATTCCTACTTGATAAAAATCAGCAGGTAGTAGTTTCGGGTTCTTCCTCCAGACTTTTATCTAAGGAAATTGCAACCGAACTGAGGGGGAGAAGTATATCTCTAAAAATTTATCCCTTTTCATTCAAAGAAGTATTGAAATCACGGAATATAAGACCTGCTCCCTTTTACTCCACGTATGAAGAGGCAAAAATCAAAAAGCTGCTCAGGGAGTATCTCCTTTGGGGAAGCTATCCTGAGGTCGTGTTAGATTTTTCCCTCAGAAGGGAAATCCTCCGAGAGATAATCGACTTAACGATTTACAAAGATATCGTTGAAAGATGGGGAATTGTTAACATAAGGGCATTGAAGCTCCTCTTCAGGATGCTTGCATTTTCCACCCATCTTTCAATTTCCAAAGCATATAAAAACTTGAAGGGCATTGGCATTAACGTAGGAAAGACAACGGTTGCAAACTATCTGGAATATCTAGAAGATTCGCTTGTGTTCTATCCTCTCAGACCTCTGATAAAGTCATACAAACTCCAGGAGCTGTATGGATTTAAGCCCTATTTAGTGGACAATGGACTTTTAACGATCCTGGGTGTTGAAGATAAGGGAAGATTGCTGGAAAACTTAGTCTTTACCGAACTTTTAAAATCAGGCTTGGAGCCGAATAGAAACATATTCTACTATAGAACAAAGAATGGAAAGGAAGCAGATTTTGTTGTACGAGAGAACGGGACAGTCAAACAAATAATTCAGGTTACTCACGAGCTTAATGACAGTAACTATGAAAGAGAAATCTCAGCTTTAATCGAAGCTTCAAAAGAGCTCAAATGTGGAAATCTGCTCCTCATAACATGGGATCAAGAGGAGCTAATTAGAGAAAAGGGTAAGGAAATCAGGGTTGTGCCCCTGTGGAAGTGGCTCTTATCACTCTAGACATTTTTTCTTTTTTATTGTGGAGAGACTAAAGGGTTATTCCTTTCCCAAAAGCTCCCTTACGGTTTTTTCAACGGCCTCTCTGCTGTTCATCTTTGGCTTCCAGCCCTTGGCTTTGGCCTTCTCAATGCTTAAGAGCATTACCTTAACATCACCCTTCCATCCTCTCCCACCATCGACGCCACCAGTAAAGTAGAACTCTGGGTTTAATCCCATTTCTCTGCTCACGATCTCCGCTATTTCCTTCACCGTTATCCAGTCCTCACTTCCAACGTTGTAGACGTCATAAGTTTTATCTTCCTTGAGGAACTCGTTGAAGAGGTGCAGCATTGCCTCAACGGTGTCGCTCACGTGGAGGTAGCTCTTCCTCTGCGTCCCATCCCCAAGGATTTCCAGCCTGTTCGGGTTCTTCTTGAGCTTGTTTATGAAATCATAGATGACCCCATGGTTTGAGCGCTTTCCAATTATGTTAGCCAGCCTAAACACTATGGCCTTCATGTCAAAAGTGTGAGCATAACCAGAAATCAGGGCTTCAGCTGCTAATTTAGCCCCACCGTAAACGCTTATTGGCTCCATTGGACCATAATCCTCCGGCGTCGGAATCTTTTTGGCCTCACCGTAAACCGTTGACGATGAGGTAAAAGCGAGAACCTTCACTCCCTCTTTTCTCATTGCCTCAAGGAGGTTGTATGTGATTAAGACATTTGTCTCATAGAGGAGCTCTGGACTTTGAGCTCCTATTCTCACCTCAGGATTTGCAGCAAGGTGGAATACTACTTCAACGCCTTTAACTGCTTCTCTTATGGCCTCTACATCTCTCATGTCCCCCTTGATGAACTCAAACCTTTCATGACCAAGCCATTGCTCGATGTTTTTCAAATCCCCAGCGCTTAAGTCGTCGAGGACTCTAACCTCATGCTCCTCTTCCATAAGCTTATCAACCAGATGAGAGCCTATGAACCCGGCACCACCAGTTACGAGGACTTTCATTCTATCACCACACTAATTCCTACTGGAAAGTTCTTAAGCTTTAGGAAAAGTTTTTAGTATTTTGCTGTGTAATAGTGTGCAAGAGAGCATCATAACCCGAAAGTCTACGGGGGAGAGAAAATATGAAGGTTCTAATCATGGCCGGCGGTTATGCGACAAGGTTGTGGCCAATAACAAAGGGAAAGCCCAAGCCTCTCTTGCCTGTTGGGAATAAGTATATCATCGACTACATCCTCGAGAAGACCAAAGAGCTTGGTCTGGAAGTTTATGTGTCAACAAACAAGTTCTTTGAGAGGCACTTCAAGAAGTGGGCGGAAGAGAACAGCGTAGAGCTCATAGTCGAGGAAACACTTAGTGAAGAGGAAAAGCTAGGGACCATTGGGGCAATCAAATACGCCATCTCAAAGCTCGGCCTCGACGATTATTTAATAGTTGCGGGTGATAACCTGTTCTCATTCTCGCTGGCGGAGTTTTTGAAGCGCTACAACGGGAAACCGCTCATAGCCGTTTACGACGTTGGCGACTTTGAGTTTGCAAAAAGGTACGGAGTTGTGGTTCTTGAGGGAGACAGGGTGGTTGATTTCCAAGAGAAGCCTCTGCAACCAAAGTCGACCATGATAAGCACTGGCGTCTATGCCCTCCCGAAGGAGATCATTGGAATGGTTGACGAGTACCTTAAAGATGGTAACAGAGATTCTCCAGGTTATTTCATAGAGTGGCTACTTAGGAAAGGGGTTGAGGTCTATGCTTACAAGTTCGATGACTACTGGTATGACATAGGCTCCGCAGACAGCTATCTTGAGGCAATGAAAACGCTTTTGAAGGAGAGCCAGATCGAGGAAATTCAGATAAGCCCTTATTCAAAGATCATTCCTCCGGTGGTTATAAAGAGGGGTGCAAAGATTTTGGGCAGGTCGATAGTTGGGCCCTATGCTTACATAGGCGAGAACTGCATCATAGAGAACTCGGATGTGAGTGATTCAATAATCTTTGATGACACGATTATAAGGAGCTCCACGATATGGCGTTCCATAATCGATGAGAAGTGCGAAATAAGAAATTTGGAGCTTAAGAAAAGTTTGGTTGGTGGGCACGCGAAGATACAGAGGGGGGATTAGGTTTTTAATCTCTCTTTTCTATTGAGAAGTTGTCATGACCGAGAGTTTAAAATTGAAGTTGCTTAAAAATGCAGGTTGGCTCTTTAGCGCCGAAGTTATTTCGAAGTTATTAGCCTATGGTGTAATAGTTATTTTAAGCAGAACCCTAGGTCCGGAGGGTCTTGGGCAGTACTCGTTCATATTTTACTATGTGGGACTTTTGGGGATTTTTTCGGACCTAGGAGTTGGCTACTATTTTATGCGCGAGGTTGCGAGGGATAGGAGTAAGGCTGATGAACTTCTTCCAGATGTATTGGGGCTTAAGATTGTGCTTGCGTTGGTTAATTTTGTTGTTATAGTTGTCTTAACTTTATTCCTACCAAAACCAATGTGGATTAAAGCCCTCATACTAGTGGTCGGGGCTGAAGCCATGCTTACTTGGGTTTCATTGGCGCTTGTCCAGCTTATGTATGCCCATGAAGTGACTAAATATGAGGCTATTGCAAGGACTGTTGAGAGGTTTTGGGCATTTTTTGTTGGAGGGACCGTTCTTTACTTCTTCAGATCTCTCTCACCTTTTATACTTGCACTTCTCATTGGCTATACAGTTAGAGAGTTCCTAAGAATAAAATGGGGAGCCAGATACGTCAAAAAAATCAGCGTTCGATTTAATCCGCAGATATGGCTTTTTCTTCTGAAAAAGTCCTACCCTTTCTGGTTAATTGGACTTTTCACAATGATATATTATCGCACGGATATGGTGATGCTAAGTATACTTCGGGGGGATTATGAAACTGGAATTTACAGGGCAGCGTATACTTTAATTGAGGTTCCTATGTTTGTTCCAAGTATTGTCGTTTCAACAACGATGCCTTCAATGGCGAGGCTGTGGGAGCAAGACAAGAAAACGCTGAATATTCTCCTTAAGAAGAGCCTTCAAATGTTAACTGGACTGGGAGTTTTAGGTTTAGTTGGATATTTTATTCTCGCCCATTGGGGAATCATCATAGTGTTCGGCAAAGAGTTCCTTGCGAGTGTCTCTGTGCTTAGGATTTTGGCCTTTGCAGTACCATTTATGTTTTTAAATTCTCTTCTTGGGAGTTTTTTAAATGCAACTGGGGGGGAACTGACGTTTACTAAGATAACTGGGTTTACTGCTTTGCTAAATGTTGTACTAAACTATTTCCTGATACTA
The DNA window shown above is from Thermococcus alcaliphilus and carries:
- a CDS encoding inorganic diphosphatase, producing MNPFHDLEPGPEVPEVVYALIEIPKGSRNKYELDKKTGLIKLDRVLYSPFHYPVDYGIIPQTWYDDDDPFDIMVIMREPTYPGVLIEARPIGLFKMIDSGDKDYKVLAVPVEDPYFNDWKDISDVPKAFLDEIAHFFQRYKELQGKEIIVEGWENAEKAKQEILRAIELYKEKFKK
- a CDS encoding stage II sporulation protein M is translated as MNLVINGMNLGTIFYEAWILNDVTTFFLLILPHGIFEIPALIIAGAAGFKIPYELLRFALGKKEEIITEEDAKEFFKLVGVSIALIFIAAVIEAEITLKLAVHMA
- a CDS encoding ATP-binding protein, which codes for MISKETWGKIIRDYLEWDVELIERDINYTLPKIQRALVIIGPRRAGKTYFMFQIIKELLKQGVRKDETLYINLEDPRTIGTTLEDLLNLLDVYYSLFPENAKKRNYFFLDEVQTIDNWEKFVRFLLDKNQQVVVSGSSSRLLSKEIATELRGRSISLKIYPFSFKEVLKSRNIRPAPFYSTYEEAKIKKLLREYLLWGSYPEVVLDFSLRREILREIIDLTIYKDIVERWGIVNIRALKLLFRMLAFSTHLSISKAYKNLKGIGINVGKTTVANYLEYLEDSLVFYPLRPLIKSYKLQELYGFKPYLVDNGLLTILGVEDKGRLLENLVFTELLKSGLEPNRNIFYYRTKNGKEADFVVRENGTVKQIIQVTHELNDSNYEREISALIEASKELKCGNLLLITWDQEELIREKGKEIRVVPLWKWLLSL
- a CDS encoding NAD-dependent epimerase/dehydratase family protein, producing the protein MKVLVTGGAGFIGSHLVDKLMEEEHEVRVLDDLSAGDLKNIEQWLGHERFEFIKGDMRDVEAIREAVKGVEVVFHLAANPEVRIGAQSPELLYETNVLITYNLLEAMRKEGVKVLAFTSSSTVYGEAKKIPTPEDYGPMEPISVYGGAKLAAEALISGYAHTFDMKAIVFRLANIIGKRSNHGVIYDFINKLKKNPNRLEILGDGTQRKSYLHVSDTVEAMLHLFNEFLKEDKTYDVYNVGSEDWITVKEIAEIVSREMGLNPEFYFTGGVDGGRGWKGDVKVMLLSIEKAKAKGWKPKMNSREAVEKTVRELLGKE
- a CDS encoding sugar phosphate nucleotidyltransferase; protein product: MKVLIMAGGYATRLWPITKGKPKPLLPVGNKYIIDYILEKTKELGLEVYVSTNKFFERHFKKWAEENSVELIVEETLSEEEKLGTIGAIKYAISKLGLDDYLIVAGDNLFSFSLAEFLKRYNGKPLIAVYDVGDFEFAKRYGVVVLEGDRVVDFQEKPLQPKSTMISTGVYALPKEIIGMVDEYLKDGNRDSPGYFIEWLLRKGVEVYAYKFDDYWYDIGSADSYLEAMKTLLKESQIEEIQISPYSKIIPPVVIKRGAKILGRSIVGPYAYIGENCIIENSDVSDSIIFDDTIIRSSTIWRSIIDEKCEIRNLELKKSLVGGHAKIQRGD
- a CDS encoding flippase → MTESLKLKLLKNAGWLFSAEVISKLLAYGVIVILSRTLGPEGLGQYSFIFYYVGLLGIFSDLGVGYYFMREVARDRSKADELLPDVLGLKIVLALVNFVVIVVLTLFLPKPMWIKALILVVGAEAMLTWVSLALVQLMYAHEVTKYEAIARTVERFWAFFVGGTVLYFFRSLSPFILALLIGYTVREFLRIKWGARYVKKISVRFNPQIWLFLLKKSYPFWLIGLFTMIYYRTDMVMLSILRGDYETGIYRAAYTLIEVPMFVPSIVVSTTMPSMARLWEQDKKTLNILLKKSLQMLTGLGVLGLVGYFILAHWGIIIVFGKEFLASVSVLRILAFAVPFMFLNSLLGSFLNATGGELTFTKITGFTALLNVVLNYFLILTYGVKGAAVATVVSQVFAVFLATTKIREEFR